Proteins encoded by one window of Melospiza melodia melodia isolate bMelMel2 chromosome 9, bMelMel2.pri, whole genome shotgun sequence:
- the LDB1 gene encoding LIM domain-binding protein 1 isoform X2: MSVGCACPGCSSKSFKLYSPKEPPNGNAFPPFHPGTMLDRDVGPTPMYPPTYLEPGIGRHTPYGNQTDYRIFELNKRLQNWTEECDNLWWDAFTTEFFEDDAMLTITFCLEDGPKRYTIGRTLIPRYFRSIFEGGATELYYVLKHPKESFHNNFVSLDCDQCTMVTQHGKPMFTQVCVEGRLYLEFMFDDMMRIKTWHFSIRQHRELIPRSILAMHAQDPQMLDQLSKNITRCGLSNSTLNYLRLCVILEPMQELMSRHKTYSLSPRDCLKTCLFQKWQRMVAPPAEPARQQPSKRRKRKMSGGSTMSSGGGNTNNSNSKKKSPASTFALSSQDVMVVGEPTLMGGEFGDEDERLITRLENTQFDAANGIDDEDSFNNSPALGANSPWNSKPPSSQESKSENPTSQASQ, translated from the exons gcTGTTCCTCTAAGTCATTCAAGCTGTACTCGCCAAAGGAGCCCCCGAACGGCAACGCCTTCCCCCCCTTCCACCCAGGCACCATGCTGGATCGAGATGTGGG ACCTACTCCTATGTACCCACCAACGTACCTGGAGCCTGGAATCGG GAGGCACACGCCGTACGGGAACCAGACCGACTACAGGATATTTGAGCTCAACAAGCGGCTGCAGAACTGGACAGAG GAATGTGACAATCTGTGGTGGGATGCCTTTACCACAGAGTTCTTTGAGGATGACGCCATGTTAACAATCACTTTCTGCTTGGAGGATGGACCAAAGAGATACA cGATTGGCCGGACTCTGATTCCCCGTTACTTCCGCAGCATCTTTGAAGGGGGAGCCACAGAGCTGTACTACGTGCTCAAGCACCCCAAGGAATCCTTCCACAACAATTTTGTCTCGCTGGACTGTGACCAGTGCACCATGGTCACCCAGCACGGCAAGCCCATGTTCACCCAG gtgtgtgtggaggggcgGCTCTACCTGGAGTTCATGTTTGATGACATGATGAGGATAAAGACGTGGCATTTCAGCATCCGCCAGCATCGAGAACTTATTCCCCGCAGCATCCTTGCCATGCAT GCACAGGATCCCCAGATGCTGGACCAGTTATCCAAGAACATCACACGCTGTGGGCTCTCAAACTCCACACTCAACTACCTCCGA ctctgtgtaATCCTAGAACCAATGCAGGAGCTCATGTCACGGCACAAGACCTACAGCCTCAGTCCTCGGGACTGCCTCAAGACTTGCCTCTTCCAGAAGTGGCAGCGGATGGTCGCTCCTCCTG CCGAGCCAGCACGGCAGCAGCCCAGCAAACGCCGGAAAAGGAAGATGTCAGGGGGCAGCACCATGAGCTCTGGTGGGGGAAACAccaacaacagcaacagcaagAAGAAGAGCCCAGCCAGCACCTTTGCCCTGTCCAGTCAG GATGTGATGGTGGTAGGCGAGCCCACGCTGATGGGGGGGGAGTTTGGGGACGAGGACGAGCGCCTCATCACCCGGCTGGAGAACACGCAGTTTGACGCCGCCAACGGCATCGATGACGAGGACAGCTTCAACAACTCGCCGGCGCTGggggccaacagcccctggaacAGCAAACCGCCCTCCAGCCAGGAGAGCAAGTCAGAGAACCCCACGTCGCAGGCGTCGCAGTAA
- the LDB1 gene encoding LIM domain-binding protein 1 isoform X1 — protein sequence MSVGCACPGCSSKSFKLYSPKEPPNGNAFPPFHPGTMLDRDVGPTPMYPPTYLEPGIGRHTPYGNQTDYRIFELNKRLQNWTEECDNLWWDAFTTEFFEDDAMLTITFCLEDGPKRYTIGRTLIPRYFRSIFEGGATELYYVLKHPKESFHNNFVSLDCDQCTMVTQHGKPMFTQVCVEGRLYLEFMFDDMMRIKTWHFSIRQHRELIPRSILAMHAQDPQMLDQLSKNITRCGLSNSTLNYLRLCVILEPMQELMSRHKTYSLSPRDCLKTCLFQKWQRMVAPPAEPARQQPSKRRKRKMSGGSTMSSGGGNTNNSNSKKKSPASTFALSSQVPDVMVVGEPTLMGGEFGDEDERLITRLENTQFDAANGIDDEDSFNNSPALGANSPWNSKPPSSQESKSENPTSQASQ from the exons gcTGTTCCTCTAAGTCATTCAAGCTGTACTCGCCAAAGGAGCCCCCGAACGGCAACGCCTTCCCCCCCTTCCACCCAGGCACCATGCTGGATCGAGATGTGGG ACCTACTCCTATGTACCCACCAACGTACCTGGAGCCTGGAATCGG GAGGCACACGCCGTACGGGAACCAGACCGACTACAGGATATTTGAGCTCAACAAGCGGCTGCAGAACTGGACAGAG GAATGTGACAATCTGTGGTGGGATGCCTTTACCACAGAGTTCTTTGAGGATGACGCCATGTTAACAATCACTTTCTGCTTGGAGGATGGACCAAAGAGATACA cGATTGGCCGGACTCTGATTCCCCGTTACTTCCGCAGCATCTTTGAAGGGGGAGCCACAGAGCTGTACTACGTGCTCAAGCACCCCAAGGAATCCTTCCACAACAATTTTGTCTCGCTGGACTGTGACCAGTGCACCATGGTCACCCAGCACGGCAAGCCCATGTTCACCCAG gtgtgtgtggaggggcgGCTCTACCTGGAGTTCATGTTTGATGACATGATGAGGATAAAGACGTGGCATTTCAGCATCCGCCAGCATCGAGAACTTATTCCCCGCAGCATCCTTGCCATGCAT GCACAGGATCCCCAGATGCTGGACCAGTTATCCAAGAACATCACACGCTGTGGGCTCTCAAACTCCACACTCAACTACCTCCGA ctctgtgtaATCCTAGAACCAATGCAGGAGCTCATGTCACGGCACAAGACCTACAGCCTCAGTCCTCGGGACTGCCTCAAGACTTGCCTCTTCCAGAAGTGGCAGCGGATGGTCGCTCCTCCTG CCGAGCCAGCACGGCAGCAGCCCAGCAAACGCCGGAAAAGGAAGATGTCAGGGGGCAGCACCATGAGCTCTGGTGGGGGAAACAccaacaacagcaacagcaagAAGAAGAGCCCAGCCAGCACCTTTGCCCTGTCCAGTCAGGTACCT GATGTGATGGTGGTAGGCGAGCCCACGCTGATGGGGGGGGAGTTTGGGGACGAGGACGAGCGCCTCATCACCCGGCTGGAGAACACGCAGTTTGACGCCGCCAACGGCATCGATGACGAGGACAGCTTCAACAACTCGCCGGCGCTGggggccaacagcccctggaacAGCAAACCGCCCTCCAGCCAGGAGAGCAAGTCAGAGAACCCCACGTCGCAGGCGTCGCAGTAA